The Euphorbia lathyris chromosome 2, ddEupLath1.1, whole genome shotgun sequence genome includes a window with the following:
- the LOC136216485 gene encoding 25.3 kDa vesicle transport protein SEC22-1, whose translation MVKLTMIARVTDGLPLAEGLDDGRDMKDIELYKQQVKALFKNLATRQNEPSRMSIETGPYVFHYIIEGRVCYLTMCDRAYPKKLAFQYLEDLKNEFERANGAQIETAARPYAFIKFDTFIQKTKKLYQDTRTQRNISKLNDELYEVHQIMTRNVQEVLGVGEKLDQVSEMSSRLTSESRIYADKARDLNRQALIRKWAPVAVVLGVVFLLFWVKGKIW comes from the exons atggTGAAGCTGACAATGATTGCCCGTGTCACCGATGGGCTTCCACTAGCTGAGGGACTGGATGATGGCCGTGATATGAAAGATATTGAGTTGTATAAACAGCAGGTGAAGGCATTGTTTAAGAACCTTGCTACACGCCAGAATGAGCCTTCAAGGATGTCCATTGAAACTGGCCCCTATGTCTTCCA TTACATCATTGAAGGACGGGTTTGTTACCTCACAATGTGTGACCGAGCTTATCCGAAGAAGCTAGCATTTCAATACTTGGAAGaccttaagaatgaatttgagCGTGCCAATGGGGCTCAAATTGAAACTGCTGCCAGACCATATGCCTTCATTAAATTTG ATACTTTTATACAGAAAACAAAGAAATTGTACCAGGATACCCGTACTCAAAGAAACATTTCAAAGTTGAATGACGAGCTCTACGAAGTTCACCAGATTATGACTCGCAATGTCCAAGAAGTGCTTGGCGTTGGTGAAAAACTAGACC AGGTCAGTGAGATGTCCAGTCGATTAACATCAGAATCCCGTATATATGCTGACAAAGCAAGAGATCTGAATCGACAG GCGTTAATTAGGAAGTGGGCTCCAGTAGCGGTCGTTTTAGGAGTTGTGTTCCTCTTGTTTTGGGTTAAAGGGAAGATATGGTGA